In Paenibacillus stellifer, the DNA window GAACAGCCTTATCGCCTTCATTACCTCCGCGTGCGGCATCGTGCCATGCGGCAAGTGCAGCAAAAACCGCGTAATCCCCACATGCTTGCGCAGGTGGATGATTTTTCGGGCGACGGTCATTGGATCTCCCACATAGAGCGCGCCGTCAAAACGGCAGGCAGCCTCGTAATCCGAACGTTGATACGGCGGCAGTCCTTTCTCGATTGCCCGCACGTTCGTTCTGGCATAGGTGGAAGGGAAAAACTGTTCCAGTGCTTCTTCATTCGTCTCGGCGACATATCCATGCGAGTGCGACGCTACCGGCAGCCGGGAAACATCATGTCCGGCCCTTGCCGCCGCTTCCTTATAGAGCCGCACCTGCTCGGCGTAATCGGAAGGATTCACCTTGCCGATAATCGCCAGCGCAAAAGGCAATCCAAGCTCTCCGGCGCGGACCGCGGATTCCGGACTTCCGGCGCTGCCGATCCAGATCGGCAGGGGGTTCTGCACCGGCCTCGGGTATACCCCGAGATTCGGGATGGCGGGCCGGTGTCTGCCGCTCCAGTCGACCTGCTCCGATTGCTGCAGCTTCAGAAGCAGGTCCAGCTTCTCCTCGAACAGCTCCTCATAGTCCTTCAGATCATAACCGAACAACGGAAACGACTCCAGAAACGAGCCGCGGCCGGTCATGATCTCCGCACGTCCTCCCGATAGACCGTCAAGCGTTGCAAAATCCTGAAATACCCGGACGGCATCGGCCGAGGATAAAATGGTGACCGCGCTGGTGAAGCGGATGCGCCGGGTCAATGCAGCCGCAGCCGCCATCACCACCGCCGGCGAGGAAGCGGCAAAATCGGGACGATGATGCTCACCCACGCCGAAAACATCCAGTCCCACCTCATCCGCAAGCACCATCTCTTCCACCACTTCACGCAGACGCTGCGCATGACTCATCGTTTCACCCGTCTGAACGTCGGGAGTTGTTTCTACAAAGCTGCTAATTCCAAGTTCCACTCTTACAATCCTCCCACGCGATTATGTAATTCTTTCATTCTATCTCTTTAAACTTTTGAATTCAAAATTTTAATTTCATGGCCTGGAGGATGCGGCGGAGTATTCGAAAAAAACTCAGAAATTATTTCTGCAATGCAAGAGTCGTTAGGATAGAAATCAGGACGTTAAAAAGCCTGAGTCCCTATGAAAACAGAACTCAGGCTAATATATGGCTTATTAATGCTGTCTACTTGCAGGGATCACTTCATACGCGGTTAGGCTTGCAGCATAAGCTTCCTTACACAACCGACAGGAAACGCTCCACATCCTCGTCCACGGTCGTAATGCCGCCGATTCCGAAGGTCTCCACCAGAATGTTCGCCACGTTCGGCGACAGGAAGGCCGGCAGCGTCGGGCCGAGATGGATGTTCTTGACGCCAAGATAGAGCAGCGCCAGCAGCACGATGACGGCTTTTTGCTCATACCAGGCAATGTTGTAGCTGATCGGCAGGTCGTTGATGTCGTCCAGACCGAATACCTCTTTCAGCTTCAAGGCGATGACGACCAGTGAATAGGAGTCATTGCACTGGCCCGCATCCAGCACGCGAGGAATGCCTCCAATATCGCCGAGGTCGAGCTTGTTGTACTTGTATTTGGCGCAGCCTGCCGTCAGGATGACCGTGTCATTCGGCAGCGCCTGGGCAAAGTCTGTATAGTAGTTCCGGCTCTTCATCCGTCCGTCGCAGCCGGCCATGACGAAGAAGCGCTTGATCGCCCCGGTCTGTACCGCCTCTACAACCTGGTCCGCCACGCCCATTACAGCTGCGTGAGCGAAGCCGCCGACAATCTCTCCGGTCTCTATTTCCACGGGAGGCTCGGAGGCCTTGGCCTGCTCGATGATCACCGAGAAGTCTTTCGGTGCTCCATCCTTGCCGTCTTCGATATGCTTCACGCCCGGATAGCCTGTGTTGCCGGTCGTGTAGAGCCGGTCCTTGTAGCTATCCTTCGGCGGCACGACACAGTTGGTCGTCATGAGAATCGGGCCGTTGAAGCTCGCGAACTCCTCATTCTGCTTCCACCAGGCATTGCCGTAATTGCCGACAAAATGGCTGTATTTCTTGAAAGCCGGATAGTAATGGGCGGGGAGCATTTCGCTGTGTGTATACACATCAACGCCTGTGCCTTCCGTCTGCTTCAGCAGCTCTTCCATGTCCTTCAGATCATGGCCGCTTATCAGGATGCCGGGACGGCTGCCTACGCCGATATTGACCTTCGTGATCTCCGGATTGCCGTAGGTCTCCGTGTTGGCCTGGTCAAGCAGCGCCATGACGGTAACGCCGTGCTTGCCGCATTCCATCACGAGTCCGACCAGTTCATCCGCTGTGAGTCCATTGTCCAGCGTAGCGGCCAGGCCGCGCTCCAAGAAGGCTTGGGCCTCTGCGTCGTGATAACCGAGAACCGCAGCGTGCTCCATATAGGCGGCCATCCCTTTGATGCCGTAGGTGAGCAGCTCCCGCAGGGAGCGGACATCCTCGTTCTCCGTCGCCAGCACGCCGACCTGAGCCGCTTTGTCCTCAAGCTCGGCATCGGTCGCCAGCGACCACTGAACGGCGTCATGGCTTCCAAGCGGAATAGCAGCCAGGGAACCGGCCAGTCTGTTCTTCCACTGCTCCCGAATCGCCAAGCCCTCTCTAACCCGGGCGATAAAGCCTTCGCGGTCAAAATTGGCGTTGGTGATGGTCGCGAACAGGCTTTTGACGATGAACTGCTCCGATGCGAAATCGATTACCCCAAGCTCGCGGCCCTTCGCCGCATACACGGAAATGCCTTTCAGCGTGTACAGCAGAAGATCCTGCAGATTGGCGACGTCGTCGGTCTTGCCGCATACACCCTGTATGGTGCAGCCCGTACCTTTCGCGGCTTCTTGGCATTGAAAGCAGAACATGCTGCTCATGGTTTATCCACTCCTTTTGATTTGGCGGTAAGTCGTTTCTGTCGGCATCTTTACTTGTTGTACCGATTGTAGTAGACTGGCCCCAAACATTCGGTAACGCATGTTACCGTTTATTTAAAAAATTGAGAGTCGGATAACCTGTCAATTACAATACCGGCCTTTGGATTGGAGGCTGCAGATGAAGCTGGAGGCGGAGGTGCTGAGGACCTCTCTTCTTTTTCGCGGTAAGACGCCGGATGAGATTAACGGACTGCTGGATACGATGCGGTTCTCTGTCCGCAGCTGCCGCAAGGGCGAAATGATCATAAGCGAGGGAGAGACGGCAGACCGGCTTGGCATCGTCCTGTCCGGAGAGGTCGAAGTC includes these proteins:
- a CDS encoding Atu2307/SP_0267 family LLM class monooxygenase — translated: MELGISSFVETTPDVQTGETMSHAQRLREVVEEMVLADEVGLDVFGVGEHHRPDFAASSPAVVMAAAAALTRRIRFTSAVTILSSADAVRVFQDFATLDGLSGGRAEIMTGRGSFLESFPLFGYDLKDYEELFEEKLDLLLKLQQSEQVDWSGRHRPAIPNLGVYPRPVQNPLPIWIGSAGSPESAVRAGELGLPFALAIIGKVNPSDYAEQVRLYKEAAARAGHDVSRLPVASHSHGYVAETNEEALEQFFPSTYARTNVRAIEKGLPPYQRSDYEAACRFDGALYVGDPMTVARKIIHLRKHVGITRFLLHLPHGTMPHAEVMKAIRLFGTKVAPLVRQEAPDWERLKG
- the hcp gene encoding hydroxylamine reductase codes for the protein MSSMFCFQCQEAAKGTGCTIQGVCGKTDDVANLQDLLLYTLKGISVYAAKGRELGVIDFASEQFIVKSLFATITNANFDREGFIARVREGLAIREQWKNRLAGSLAAIPLGSHDAVQWSLATDAELEDKAAQVGVLATENEDVRSLRELLTYGIKGMAAYMEHAAVLGYHDAEAQAFLERGLAATLDNGLTADELVGLVMECGKHGVTVMALLDQANTETYGNPEITKVNIGVGSRPGILISGHDLKDMEELLKQTEGTGVDVYTHSEMLPAHYYPAFKKYSHFVGNYGNAWWKQNEEFASFNGPILMTTNCVVPPKDSYKDRLYTTGNTGYPGVKHIEDGKDGAPKDFSVIIEQAKASEPPVEIETGEIVGGFAHAAVMGVADQVVEAVQTGAIKRFFVMAGCDGRMKSRNYYTDFAQALPNDTVILTAGCAKYKYNKLDLGDIGGIPRVLDAGQCNDSYSLVVIALKLKEVFGLDDINDLPISYNIAWYEQKAVIVLLALLYLGVKNIHLGPTLPAFLSPNVANILVETFGIGGITTVDEDVERFLSVV